In Benincasa hispida cultivar B227 chromosome 8, ASM972705v1, whole genome shotgun sequence, the sequence CCCGGGCCTTCAATATCTGTCAATGACTCCATTGCAGCCTTCTCCAAAAGGAACCTTAATGTTACAGATATGGTTTATCTTCTTGGTGAGTACCCTATttagtttattcaataaataccCACTCCTTAACACAGACACATGCACGCGCATGCACACTAGTTAAACATGGAATCTGATAATTGAATCTCGGACCTTTTAGTCGATATATAGTGTATATGCTCATACTAATTAGTTGAGCTTttgtttttagtacaataaagtAAGGGATGGGGAGATTACAAATTATAAACCTCTTGATTGCTAATATATTcatatgtcaattgagttatattCGCTTTGACATATTAATTAGTTGATCTATTTGTCGCTTTGATAACTTTTATTGGAcacaaaatgttacaattgttatttcattctacaaaaaaaatataggaaaaatataaatttatactcAACTTTGGGTTGTATCAATTGAAACCTCACGCTAATAATTGTATCGATAAGTGAATTAAATTAGACAATTCATTAGTAATTTAGAGTTATTTTCACTTGATTTCATTATTCTTCTAAAAAAGTCCAAatacaataacaaaaaaaagttaTCAGGTAATTCTATCTAAacaagtaaagaaaaaaaaaaaaacagaagttGAATGATGAAAACCAACTCAAACTTAATAAAGAAAAACACTAATATAAATTTGCATTAGTCAAATCGGACTTTAATGTAGTAGAAAACCAACATTATAGGGGTACAATACTGGTTCAAAATTGACATCGAAGATCATgttataaaaaattttcaatgtcGGTTTTCCACCAACATTTTTGTATGACTAACATTTCAATGTCAGCtaccttcaatgtcggttttagATTGGCATAGAATACcctctttaatgttggttttcaaccgacattgaacaTCATCTTCAATGTTGGTCTTTCACCTACTTTTTGTCGGTAATTATCCGATATTAAATGTCTGGCATCGTTTtgttattgaaaaatagaaatatatatattttttgtttatccacatgaaatcaataatatttctcttttacctatacatgcacaaaataaaatcttaattgctttcttaaatTCCCAATAAGTCATAAAAGAGAAATTGGATGAtaatttaattacaaatcaagataaaatgtatttttttcatCTAAATCAACTCCATATGGTTCAACAAATCCTATAGTATCAACCATGaagtatatatacatatatattctaCATTGAACAAGTACACTATACACACTAAGTTgcatacaaaaataaaattcaaaataaatgaattacaaaatggttaaaatgactaaaaataaCCTGAAGATAAATGAGAAATGTTCAACAATGTCTTCCCAAGTTTCTCTAATGTCAATTCTCGGAACTTAGGGACTATTCTTCCACCTACAAACAAGTGGAGAGTTATAGAAAAACTAGTGACCCAAACACAACAATTCCTTAGCCTAAACAATTTGGATTGAAAACAATGATTAAAATGTCACAAGGTTTGAGAATCAACAAATTAGTCAATAATGAGTAATCAACAAATTATCAAAGCTCATAAGGTTTacataacaaaattaaatttttgttagAGTATTTTCAACAACTCAATAAGAGAATTACAAATTAATGAAATTCATAAAcacttatgaaaaaaaataaactcaataaaaagggaaaaaaaaaatatcatcacATGATCATGGGCATAAAGCAACAAGTACgatacacaattttttttttaagaaagagcACAAACAGAAATGAAGAGTTAGAAGAAACAAAATGGTTATGAAAAGAAAAGGATAAGAACAATGGAAGTAAAGTTACCATAGTAATTAGccacaaatttaaaattgatattaaagatccacttttttttaagaaactgaCATTATACATCTATTTTTCGTATTTTCTAACCGACATCAAAGCCCACATTTATTGTAGTGTTGATTCTCACATTTTTCTTTCATCTAAATacacttcaaaaaaaaaaaaaaaaagtcttataCACATGCAAGTGTTATGAATTAATTGACggtcttaaaataaaaatctaatagagagtctaaattgattatGTTGTAAAAGTTTAAGATTCTAAAGGATACCAttataagtttataacattttaaTTCATTGATCATACAACCCTGAAAGTTAGAGATGCACATCCATCtttgccttttttttcttttttttttccttttatttatttatttatttttttgaaaaatttgccTAAAGTCTTGTTAACAGAGAATATGTGTTCAAAAAATGACAAAGCATAAGCTAACTAGAAACAAAAAAGGCTTAAAATGTGTAATCAGTTTTGTTTGCTTGAAACTAAACACAAGCAGGTGGCCACACTGTTGGTGTATCACGATGCATTTTCTTCATGGATCGCCTATATAATTACAAGAACACAGGGGAACCCGACCCGACAATCGATCCGTGGTTTCTGGACGACCTGCAAACCCGATGTCCTCAAGATTCCGACGGCGAGAACACCGTATTTCTTGACCAGAACTTTATGAGTTCTTTTGTGGTTGACAACTCATTCCATAAGCAGATCTCGCGACGAAGAGGGATACTTGAGATTGATCAACAACTTGCTTTGGATCCATTGACAAAAGATTTCGTGTCGAATGTGGCATTTCGATCCGACTTCGCCTTCAAGTTTGGACAAGCAATGATCAAGATGGGAAGATTTCAAGTTCTGACTGGTTCTGAAGGGGAGATTAGAAGAACATGTGAGGCGGTTAATTGAATTATTATGTATATGATGATCATAAAATTCTCTCCCTAGTAAGTTTTTCCACATCTAAAGCCGTCATCCTAATCCTTTTTGTGTGAATtatttcatttacaaaaacaTAACTTTCAATTTCGTCCATTTAAATTTAGTGTTAATCATGTAGTATTTATGTCGACAAATTAATTATAGCCTGTCAacttcttttaaaatatatttaaattcaattaacaTGAAGCATGTATCTTCTACAGAAAAATTTAAGGTTTGAATCCTGCATTAAAGCActcaaataattcaaaattagatttgagtgattcaattttttaattgtcTTAATAGGTTCAATGAACTATCTTGGATGTTTTAATGACATTAATggttatgaaaaatattttaggaaaaataaCTCTTTTGGTCGGTCCTTCATGCTTGATTGGGTTGTTTTTGAGTACTTTCAAAGTTTTACCTTTGAACTTCTGAAGTTCTACATTTTTTGTCAGACTCTTGTGAGCACTTTTGATCTCTATGTTGAAAGCATTGATGAACCCACTTTAAATTCACTCTaaatctcaaaaacttttaAGAGAAGAAACTTGTTCTCTTACAAAACTCAGTTTCTTTTTACACTTCAGTTTGTTTctattgattttgattcttttcTCTTGCATACAAATGAGGAAAATGAACTCTTTATATAGTACTCAAGAGACACTTCCTAAAAGacacaaaataaatgaagtatATGTATACATACCATTCATGTACTTGAACAATTACATGTATCTAGAAATGCATGTATCTTGAAGTTAGAAATGTATCTAGGAATGTGTTATCCATAATGTATCTAGCTTATTAATTTCTAATATGCCCCCTTAAGCTAGACTTCCCTAACTCCGAGcttctctttcattttcaaGAATAAGTCTGTCTTTAATGCTTTTGTGAATATTTCTGCAACTTGATCTTGTGTCTTGCAATACTTTATATATACTTTTCCATCTTTGATCAATTCTCTGATGGAATGATACTTGATCTGTATGTGTTTGCTTCTTCAATGAAAAACTGGATTCTTCGAAAGTGAAATAGATGATTTATTGTCACAGAAATGAAGGTCCCTTTCTCTTTGAGGACACTTCAATTCATGTAGTACCTTTCTAAGCCAAAGTGCTTGAAAACTAGCTGCAGACAAAGAAATGTATTCAGCTTCCGTTGTTGACAATGCTACAGCGTCCTGCTTCTTTGATGCCCACGAAACTACTCCATAACCAATATTAAATACATACCCAGAGGTACTTTTGAAATCATCAATATTTCCTCTCTAATCACTATCATTGTAGCCAACAAGAATATTATCCCCATTCCTTTTATAGTGGATTCCATGATCAACAGTTCCAAGAATATATCTAAAAACTCTCTTTTCAGCTTTCCAATGACTTCTCTTTGGTGATGCCATAAATCTACTCAATAAATTTACTGAGAACATAAGATTAAGTCTAGTTGTAGatacattaaacttccaacAAGACTTCTATA encodes:
- the LOC120082549 gene encoding peroxidase 60, producing the protein MSTKILLQLHGLLIIIMLLLSLAAPSSGALQVGFYEGKCGFRDVESIVEGVVTGALKRDRTLVAALLRLHFHDCFISGCDASLLLDGSNSEKAAPPNLSVRGYDLIDAVKIQVEKACPGVVSCADIIAMATRDAVNWAGGGRYGVETGRRDALQPANIVDLPGPSISVNDSIAAFSKRNLNVTDMVYLLGGHTVGVSRCIFFMDRLYNYKNTGEPDPTIDPWFLDDLQTRCPQDSDGENTVFLDQNFMSSFVVDNSFHKQISRRRGILEIDQQLALDPLTKDFVSNVAFRSDFAFKFGQAMIKMGRFQVLTGSEGEIRRTCEAVN